A region of Salmo salar chromosome ssa17, Ssal_v3.1, whole genome shotgun sequence DNA encodes the following proteins:
- the LOC123723961 gene encoding OX-2 membrane glycoprotein, protein MNTFLILLCLLSEAVSVNVVARGDTRVDFNADASYTCTHADSTGVLQVTWQRLFKDDSVENLATYSKRFGAQIIDPHRGKVVFTEASLNSTSITVKNVTWADEACYICSFNVYPSGSRRKQTCLTVQGVSEVRATMQKVPSTESKADMEVVVSCSATGKPAPWIQWNISAAVPIKTPNNWTVINKDQTVTAISNITLQLLPGSGGYVDCIVNNGMRTQRHERVLLPILPGEREVEEDDKRTSPWAVAIPVFLIISLLVIFGCVELQKKKGCRQAVLTTTADEQDPLRSIV, encoded by the exons ATGAATACTTTTCTCATTCTCTTATGCCTGCTCTCTGAAG CGGTCTCTGTCAACGTCGTAGCTAGAGGAGACACCAGGGTTGACTTCAATGCCGACGCATCATATACCTGCACCCATGCGGACTCGACAGGTGTGCTGCAAGTCACCTGGCAGAGGCTGTTCAAAGACGACTCGGTGGAGAATCTGGCCACCTACAGCAAGCGGTTTGGAGCTCAAATTATAGACCCGCACCGAGGCAAGGTGGTTTTCACGGAGGCATCTCTCAACTCGACGTCCATTACCGTGAAGAATGTAACATGGGCGGACGAAGCCTGCTATATTTGTTCCTTCAATGTTTACCCGAGTGGATCAAGACGCAAGCAGACGTGTCTTACAGTTCAAG GTGTATCTGAAGTGAGAGCCACAATGCAAAAAGTCCCCAGCACTGAATCTAAAGCAGACATGGAAGTTGTGGTCAGTTGCTCTGCCACGGGTAAACCAGCACCTTGGATccaatggaacatttctgcagcagTACCCATAAAGACACCTAACAACTGGACTGTCATTAACAAAGACCAAACTGTCACAGCCATTAGCAACATCACCCTCCAACTGTTGCCAGGCTCAGGGGGATACGTGGACTGTATCGTAAACAATGGGATGaggacacagagacacgagcgggTCCTGCTTCCTATTCtccctggagagagggaggttgaaGAGG ATGACAAGAGGACATCCCCGTGGGCTGTTGCCATTCCAGTATTCCTAATCATTTCCCTTTTAGTCATCTTTGGCTGTGTCGAGCTTCAAAAGAAAAAAG GTTGCAGGCAAGCAGTGTTGACAACCACAGCAGACGAGCAGGACCCTCTTAGGAGCATTGTGTAA